From a single Crateriforma spongiae genomic region:
- a CDS encoding DNA-directed RNA polymerase subunit alpha C-terminal domain-containing protein produces the protein MTRIPLSQADEQARLRRERMDLSIAEMKLTVRTTNCLEETGILTVRDLLNATPKRLLSISNFGEKTLEEVYGALEDLGFYRSGHRPDQPR, from the coding sequence ATGACCCGCATTCCACTGAGCCAAGCGGACGAACAGGCCCGACTGCGTCGTGAGCGGATGGATCTGAGTATCGCGGAGATGAAGTTGACGGTTCGGACGACCAACTGTCTGGAAGAAACCGGCATTTTGACCGTCCGCGATCTGCTCAACGCGACGCCCAAGCGTCTGCTTAGCATCAGCAATTTCGGCGAAAAAACGCTGGAAGAAGTTTACGGTGCTCTGGAAGACCTGGGCTTTTACCGATCCGGCCATCGCCCGGATCAGCCCCGCTGA
- the wecB gene encoding non-hydrolyzing UDP-N-acetylglucosamine 2-epimerase, protein MRPFIVLGTRPEAVKLAPLIRHCLERSDDFDPIVCSTGQHREMLEQVLGYFEIRPDVDLRLMKHGQTLAELTASCMQAVTDALVRAKPDCVVVQGDTTTVMTASVAAFYQKIPVVHVEAGLRTGDLWAPWPEEFNRRVAAIVTQLHCAPTEGAANALRREGIDESKIRVTGNTVIDALMWAVGRERANSETWSQKYPFAMADDVVLITGHRRENFGQGLADMCDAIAELSDRHPQAQFIYPVHLNPNVKGPVHQRLDGHDNIHLVPPADYREFVWLMDRARVVLTDSGGVQEEAPSLGCDVFVTREKTERPEAVDAGLAHLVGTDRQKIVDSVSQSLQSGRAAGGSTDAANIRDNPYGDGTSSVQIADWMAEVFS, encoded by the coding sequence ATACGCCCCTTCATCGTGCTGGGAACTCGTCCCGAAGCCGTTAAACTAGCCCCGCTGATCCGTCATTGCCTGGAACGCAGCGACGACTTTGATCCGATCGTTTGCAGCACCGGTCAACACCGCGAAATGCTGGAACAAGTTCTTGGGTATTTTGAAATCCGGCCGGACGTTGATTTGCGTCTGATGAAGCACGGTCAAACGTTGGCTGAATTGACCGCTTCATGCATGCAGGCGGTCACCGATGCGTTGGTCAGAGCCAAGCCGGACTGCGTCGTGGTGCAAGGCGACACCACCACCGTGATGACCGCGTCGGTTGCCGCCTTTTATCAGAAGATTCCGGTGGTGCATGTCGAAGCAGGTCTTCGCACCGGAGATCTTTGGGCGCCTTGGCCGGAAGAATTCAATCGTCGCGTCGCGGCCATCGTCACTCAGCTGCACTGTGCCCCCACCGAAGGCGCGGCCAATGCATTACGACGCGAAGGCATCGATGAATCAAAGATTCGTGTGACGGGCAACACCGTGATCGACGCGCTAATGTGGGCGGTTGGCCGCGAACGCGCGAACTCCGAAACTTGGTCGCAAAAGTATCCTTTCGCGATGGCCGACGACGTCGTCCTAATTACCGGCCATCGCCGCGAGAACTTTGGGCAGGGATTGGCGGACATGTGTGACGCCATTGCCGAACTGTCCGATCGCCATCCCCAGGCCCAATTCATTTATCCGGTGCACCTGAACCCCAACGTCAAAGGCCCGGTCCATCAGCGTCTGGACGGACATGACAACATCCACTTGGTGCCACCGGCGGACTACCGCGAATTTGTCTGGCTGATGGACCGTGCCCGCGTGGTGCTGACCGATTCGGGTGGTGTGCAGGAAGAAGCGCCGTCGCTGGGATGTGACGTCTTCGTCACTCGCGAAAAAACCGAGCGGCCTGAAGCGGTCGACGCCGGATTGGCACACTTGGTCGGTACCGACCGGCAAAAGATCGTCGACAGTGTCTCGCAGTCGCTGCAATCCGGTCGGGCCGCGGGCGGATCAACCGATGCAGCCAATATTCGCGACAATCCCTACGGTGACGGCACGTCGTCGGTCCAGATCGCCGACTGGATGGCGGAAGTGTTTTCCTAA
- a CDS encoding ATP-binding protein: MTEMSPVFPSDNPFRVRRVKPGAIPYQFVDPEIQQDDLVRRIITPDTGPKPTGPKLIVGPHGSGKTTLLHQLVPRIRQYWGTEIWVTLSSDLSPGENQNLLRRSMGKANHHRHRDPWLVIDGIEQLGRLNGWLLTRYLRRSGTRCLATSHRRILGWDHFFATRLNSELIHRLCDQLLADADSSLRKKVLNNLSSRDLHTTTDLRALWFELYDLVADFETQDRTAAVR, from the coding sequence ATGACCGAAATGTCGCCGGTCTTTCCCAGCGACAATCCGTTTCGAGTCCGACGCGTCAAACCGGGCGCGATTCCCTATCAGTTTGTCGATCCGGAAATTCAGCAAGACGATCTGGTTCGTCGGATCATCACCCCTGACACGGGGCCCAAACCGACCGGACCCAAGTTGATCGTCGGTCCGCACGGGTCTGGCAAAACGACCCTGCTGCACCAGTTGGTCCCCCGGATCAGACAGTACTGGGGCACAGAAATCTGGGTGACACTTTCATCGGATCTGAGCCCGGGTGAAAATCAGAATCTGCTGCGCCGGTCGATGGGCAAGGCCAACCATCACCGTCATCGGGATCCCTGGTTGGTGATCGATGGTATTGAGCAACTCGGCCGATTGAACGGTTGGTTGCTGACCAGGTACCTACGTCGATCCGGAACACGCTGTTTGGCCACCAGCCATCGACGCATCCTGGGGTGGGACCACTTTTTTGCCACCCGTTTGAATTCGGAATTGATCCATCGATTGTGCGATCAGTTGCTGGCGGATGCTGATTCGAGTTTGCGCAAGAAGGTTTTGAACAACCTTTCGTCACGCGACCTTCATACGACGACCGACCTTCGCGCGTTATGGTTTGAGCTGTACGACTTGGTGGCAGACTTTGAAACTCAGGACCGGACCGCGGCGGTTCGCTAG